The genomic interval GACGAAGCTGGCCTGGGCGCGCGTGAAGCGATGCAGACGGGCGAAGTCGACGTAGCCGCGGTCCATCACGTAGATCGCGCCTGCTTCCAGGGGCAGTTCGTCCAGCAGCGAGACGTCGGAGGTGCGAGCCGGAGTGATCCGCAGGAACGACGGGATGCTGCCTTTGAGGTCGAGCAGGGTGTGGAGCTTGACCCCAGCCTTCGTGCGGCGGAAGGGTGCCCAGGGGAAAAGGGAGAGACACAGGCCAATGGTGGTGGAGTCGAGCGCGTAGACGGTCTCCTCCAGGGCCACGCCGAAGTGTTCGCCGGCGTACAGACGCCTGGCCTCGGCGATCAGCACTTGGGCGAAGTCGGCGTAGATCCTCCAATCGCGCTTCTCGTTTGCGTCGGCGAGTGTCGTGCGGGAGATGGCCGGGCAGCGGAAGCCGAGGTGGTACAGCCGCTCGGGAATCGCGCCGAGACAGGCCTCGACGTCGCGCAGGCTCTCGCGAAAGGTGAGCTGCGCGAAGACCATCGCCAAGAACTGGTCCCAACAGGTGAAGCGCCGAACCCGGTGATCGCCCCGATACCGCTTGACCAGACGGCGGAACGTGTGCCGCGGCAGATGGTCGAGCAACTGGGAGAACATGGTGCGTCCCTCGTACATGGGCAGTCCTGGCTGAAGTTCAAGCCAGGCTCGCACCCCGAGGGACCGAGTTCAAGTCGGTGACAGCACAACAACGACGTAACCTGTTATCTGCACACACTACAGCATCATCTATTTACGTTAACCGGACAGTACTGCAGTTTACCGGCTGAACTTCGCGCTTTGCTTTTCGCCGGCATCTCCTCGCATATCTTTTTCACGAAGCATCACCAGGAGGATGCCGCCAGGGATGATCTCGCCCGCGACGGTCCACAGGCGGGAGACAAGGGAGAGGGATGCGGCGACGCCCGTGGGGACGAACGCGCCGAGCAGCAGCGTCAGTGCGGCTTCGCGGAACCCCAGCCCTCCCGGGGCGATGACCACCACGTAACCAACGATGAACGACAGGGCGTTGATCGCGATCACCGCCGGCAGCGCTGATGTCGGGAGTGGGACGAACGAGCGTAGAAAGAGGTAGAACGCGCCGCCGTAAAGCATCCACTGCAAAGCACCTAACGCCAGCAGCAGCAGCCCGTCTCCCCATCCCCCCCGCCAGTCCAGCTCCCCCTTGCGCGTCACCTTGGCGAACGCACGCACTCCGGCGCGAATCACGCGCGGATGCACCAGCGCGAACCCGATCGGCGCGATCCACCGCAGCACCGGCAGCACGCCCGCAAGCCTCCCGGCGACCGACAGCGGCAGCATCCACACGCCCACCATCCCGGCGGACAGCAGCAGGAAGACCATGTGGACCAGCAGCGAGGTCACCATGGCCGAGCCTGGCAGGCCTACAGACGAGCCGAGCTGCGCCAGGCTGAGGAACTGCCACACGACGCCGGGGATGTAGCGGCTGAAGTTGGAGACGAACCACGCGCGTGCCAGCGGCAAGAACGACACGCGCGCACCGCACCGCGCCAGCACCTGCTGCCACACCGCGACCCCTACCAGCAGCACCAGGCACAGCGCGACGACGGAGAGAGCGAGCAGCCCCGGCCGCACGTCCCAGTGGAACGCGCGAAGCTGCTCCCTATGTCTGTAGATGGAACGGCCGAGGAACCCGAACGCCGCCGCGATCAGCAGCCACGAAAGCGCGCGCTGGAGGGCGGGGGAGAGCTTCTTCACGCGGGGACGGGCTCGGCCGTGACGGGTGTGTGGCGCCCGCGACGGAAGTGCGTCGCGAGCAGGTAGAGGCCGTACGCCGCGAGCAGGCCCAGCGTCAGCAGGTACAGCATCAGCCCCGTGCGCAGCGCCGGCGGGTCGAAGGTGAATACAACCTCGTGCGCGCCT from Longimicrobiaceae bacterium carries:
- a CDS encoding IS4 family transposase — translated: MYEGRTMFSQLLDHLPRHTFRRLVKRYRGDHRVRRFTCWDQFLAMVFAQLTFRESLRDVEACLGAIPERLYHLGFRCPAISRTTLADANEKRDWRIYADFAQVLIAEARRLYAGEHFGVALEETVYALDSTTIGLCLSLFPWAPFRRTKAGVKLHTLLDLKGSIPSFLRITPARTSDVSLLDELPLEAGAIYVMDRGYVDFARLHRFTRAQASFV
- a CDS encoding lysylphosphatidylglycerol synthase domain-containing protein, producing MKKLSPALQRALSWLLIAAAFGFLGRSIYRHREQLRAFHWDVRPGLLALSVVALCLVLLVGVAVWQQVLARCGARVSFLPLARAWFVSNFSRYIPGVVWQFLSLAQLGSSVGLPGSAMVTSLLVHMVFLLLSAGMVGVWMLPLSVAGRLAGVLPVLRWIAPIGFALVHPRVIRAGVRAFAKVTRKGELDWRGGWGDGLLLLALGALQWMLYGGAFYLFLRSFVPLPTSALPAVIAINALSFIVGYVVVIAPGGLGFREAALTLLLGAFVPTGVAASLSLVSRLWTVAGEIIPGGILLVMLREKDMRGDAGEKQSAKFSR